The following coding sequences lie in one Arachis ipaensis cultivar K30076 chromosome B03, Araip1.1, whole genome shotgun sequence genomic window:
- the LOC107629370 gene encoding cytochrome P450 71A1-like: protein MGLVSVLKQLSNEENSTLYVSILFGLIIITMFLFLNFTRTKNNQNLPPCPPKLPFIGNLHQLGTLPHRSFHELSKKHGPLMLLELGQVPTLVVSSADVAREIIKNYDVIFSDRPQTTAANIFTYGCKDVGFVPYGEEWRQKRRICVLELLSVKRVRSFCFVREQEVAELVGGIRESCVRNKGSCVNLSELLVSTSNNIVSRCILGQKYNTPKDCNDKNFGELGRKLMRQFSSFSVKDFFPSFGWIDSVRGLISDMNATSIAFDSFLEDVIEEHIIRRRNKEKKKGDDHFEKKDFVDILVELQENNMLEFEDSQDNFKAILVDMFVGGSDTFSTTLEWTFAELLKNPKAMKKAQEEVRRVVGRKSKVEENDVNQMNYLNCVIKETLRLHPPLPLLIPRQTTSSVKVQSFNIPPKTRVFINAWAIQRDPKLWEEAEEFIPERFENNQVDIKGLDFQLIPFGVGRRGCPGISFGLVSTGYVLANLLYWFDWKLHGEDEGDIDMDEMCGLTVSKKVSLHLQPIPYSLSS, encoded by the exons ATGGGACTTGTCTCAGTTCTAAAGCAATTGTCAAATGAGGAAAACTCAACTCTTTACGTGTCAATATTATTTGGCCTCATTATCATCACCATGTTCTTGTTTCTTAATTTCACAAGAACAAAAAACAATCAAAACCTTCCTCCGTGCCCACCAAAGCTACCCTTCATTGGAAATCTTCATCAACTAGGAACACTTCCACACCGTTCCTTCCATGAACTCTCAAAGAAGCATGGCCCTCTAATGTTGTTGGAGTTGGGACAAGTCCCAACTCTGGTGGTTTCGTCCGCAGACGTGGCCAGAGAAATCATCAAGAACTATGATGTTATTTTTTCCGATAGGCCCCAAACTACGGCTGCAAATATTTTTACTTATGGATGTAAGGACGTGGGTTTTGTACCATATGGTGAAGAGTGGAGACAAAAAAGAAGAATTTGTGTTCTTGAACTTTTAAGCGTCAAAAGGGTTCGTTCTTTCTGCTTTGTTCGCGAACAAGAGGTTGCCGAATTG GTGGGTGGAATACGTGAATCATGTGTAAGAAACAAAGGATCTTGTGTGAATCTAAGTGAGTTGCTAGTTTCAACATCAAACAACATCGTATCAAGATGTATTCTTGGACAAAAGTATAATACTCCAAAAGATTGTAACGACAAAAATTTCGGAGAGCTTGGAAGAAAATTGATGAGACAATTTTCGTCTTTCAGTGTGAAAGATTTCTTCCCTTCATTTGGTTGGATTGATTCTGTTAGAGGTTTGATATCAGATATGAATGCTACTTCTATAGCATTTGATTCTTTCTTAGAAGATGTAATTGAAGAACACATCATCAGGAGAAGgaataaagagaagaagaaaggtgaTGATCATTTTGAGAAGAAAGATTTTGTTGATATACTTGTTGAACTTCAAGAGAATAATATGCTTGAGTTTGAGGACTCTCAAGATAACTTCAAAGCAATCTTAGTG GACATGTTTGTTGGAGGAAGTGATACTTTCTCAACAACTCTAGAATGGACTTTTGCTGAGCTCCTCAAGAACCCAAAAGCCATGAAGAAAGCTCAAGAAGAGGTAAGGAGAGTTGTGGGGAGAAAATCAAAGGTGGAAGAAAATGATGTGAATCAAATGAACTATTTGAATTGTGTGATCAAAGAAACTCTAAGATTGCATCCTCCACTTCCTCTCTTAATTCCTAGGCAAACAACTTCAAGTGTGAAAGTACAAAGTTTCAATATTCCTCCAAAAACTAGAGTGTTTATAAATGCTTGGGCGATTCAAAGAGACCCAAAATTGTGGGAGGAGGCTGAAGAGTTCATTCCTGAGAGATTTGAAAACAACCAAGTTGATATAAAAGGGTTGGATTTTCAATTAATACCATTTGGTGTTGGGAGAAGAGGTTGTCCTGGAATTTCTTTTGGGCTTGTTTCTACCGGATATGTTCTTGCTAATCTTCTATATTGGTTTGATTGGAAGCTGCATGGTGAAGATGAAGGTGACATAGACATGGATGAAATGTGTGGACTCACTGTTAGTAAGAAAGTCTCACTCCATCTTCAACCCATACCATACTCTCTTAGTTCTTAG